One region of Mugil cephalus isolate CIBA_MC_2020 chromosome 17, CIBA_Mcephalus_1.1, whole genome shotgun sequence genomic DNA includes:
- the ppp2r5ca gene encoding serine/threonine-protein phosphatase 2A 56 kDa regulatory subunit gamma isoform isoform X3, whose protein sequence is MFRTLPPSSNPTGAEFDPEEDEPTLEAAWPHLQLVYEFFLRFLESPDFQPNIAKKYIDQKFVMQLLELFDSEDPRERDFLKTTLHRIYGKFLGLRAYIRKQINNIFYRFIYETEHHNGIAELLEILGSIINGFALPLKEEHKIFLLKVLLPLHKVKSLSVYHPQLAYCVVQFLEKDSTLTEPVVMALLKYWPKTHSPKEVMFLNELEEILDVIEPSEFVKVQEPLFRQLAKCVSSPHFQVAERALYYWNNEYIMSLISDNAAKILPIMFPALYRNSKTHWNKTIHGLIYNALKLFMEMNQKLFDDCTQQFRAEKNKEKAKSKEREEAWIKIENLAKSNPQFSMYVDSSDLNSPVAMETDVRLIEDVQRLKKTVEEGATQLQHEQRKERPMVRRKSELPQDIYTTKALESHRRAEDMLTTHDGL, encoded by the exons ATGTTCAGAACGTTGCCTCCATCTTCCAACCCAACTGGAGCAGAGTTTGATCCCGAAGAGGACGAACCGACGCTTGAAGCTGCGTGGCCTCACCTCCAG CTCGTCTATGAATTTTTCCTTAGGTTTTTAGAATCCCCTGACTTTCAGCCCAACATAGCGAAGAAATACATCGACCAGAAATTTGTTATGCAG CTCCTAGAACTATTCGACAGCGAGGAtcccagagagagagacttcCTGAAAACCACCCTCCACAGGATTTACGGAAAGTTCCTGGGGCTGAGAGCGTACATCAGAAAACAGATCAATAACATTTTCTATAG GTTTATCTATGAGACAGAACACCATAATGGTATAGCTGAACTACTGGAAATACTTGGAAG catAATCAATGGATTTGCCTTACCACTAAAAGAAGAGCACAAGATTTTCCTGTTGAAGGTTTTATTGCCTCTGCACAAAGTCAAATCACTCAGTGTCTACCATCCACAG ctgGCCTACTGCGTGGTGCAGTTTTTGGAAAAGGACAGCACTCTAACTGAGCCg GTGGTAATGGCTCTACTAAAGTACTGGCCGAAGACTCACAGTCCTAAGGAGGTGATGTTCCTGAACGAGCTGGAGGAGATCCTGGACGTCATCGAGCCGTCTGAGTTTGTCAAGGTGCAGGAGCCGCTCTTCAGACAGCTGGCCAAGTGTGTCTCCAGCCCACACTTCCAG GTGGCAGAGAGAGCTCTGTACTACTGGAACAACGAGTACATCATGAGTCTGATCAGCGACAACGCGGCCAAGATTCTGCCCATCATGTTCCCCGCTCTGTACCGCAACTCCAAGACCCACTGGAACAA GACCATCCACGGCCTCATCTACAACGCTCTGAAGCTTTTCATGGAGATGAACCAGAAGCTCTTTGATGATTGCACACAGCAGTTCAGGGCCGAGAAAAACAA AGAGAAGGCGAAGTCAAAAGAACGCGAGGAGGCTTGGATCAAGATCGAGAACCTCGCCAAGTCAAATCCACAG TTCTCTATGTATGTTGATTCCTCTGACCTCAATAGTCCTGTAGCAATGGAGACGGATGTCCGTTTGATAGAAGATGTTCAGAGGTTAAAAAAGACAGTTGAGGAGGGCGCAACTCAG TTGCAGCATGAACAGCGGAAGGAGCGGCCCATGGTGCGACGCAAGTCTGAGTTGCCTCAGGATATCTACACCACAAAAGCCTTGGAGTCCCACCGCAGAGCTGAAGACATGTTGACCACCCACGACGGACTCTAG
- the LOC125023806 gene encoding serine/threonine-protein phosphatase 2A 56 kDa regulatory subunit delta isoform-like, producing the protein MPHKSKKDKDSSKTGRSKKSGSKNGPADGQDGSNKKVPPATQLMRVKQPGSHSAVKKEKRFSTSSFPLSANRELQKLPALAEAQD; encoded by the exons ATGCCTCACAAGAGCAAGAAGGACAAG GACTCATCAAAAACTGGGAGATCGAAGAAATCTGGGAGTAAAAATGGGCCTGCAGATGGCCAAGAT GGCTCCAATAAGAAAGTGCCTCCTGCAACTCAGCTGATGAGGGTGAAGCAGCCGGGGTCACACTCTGCcgtgaagaaagagaagagattCAGCACTTCCTCTTTCCCCCTCAGTGCTAACAGAGAGCTACAGAAACTACCCGCGCTGGCAG AGGCCCAGGACTAG
- the ppp2r5ca gene encoding serine/threonine-protein phosphatase 2A 56 kDa regulatory subunit gamma isoform isoform X2, translating to MLTCNKSGDRMVVDAPNSNGPFQPVALMHFRDVAPPEQEKLFIQKLRQCCVLFDFLSDPLSDLKWKEVKRAALSEMVEYITHNRNVITEPIYPEVVHMFAVNMFRTLPPSSNPTGAEFDPEEDEPTLEAAWPHLQLVYEFFLRFLESPDFQPNIAKKYIDQKFVMQLLELFDSEDPRERDFLKTTLHRIYGKFLGLRAYIRKQINNIFYRFIYETEHHNGIAELLEILGSIINGFALPLKEEHKIFLLKVLLPLHKVKSLSVYHPQLAYCVVQFLEKDSTLTEPVVMALLKYWPKTHSPKEVMFLNELEEILDVIEPSEFVKVQEPLFRQLAKCVSSPHFQVAERALYYWNNEYIMSLISDNAAKILPIMFPALYRNSKTHWNKTIHGLIYNALKLFMEMNQKLFDDCTQQFRAEKNKEKAKSKEREEAWIKIENLAKSNPQLQHEQRKERPMVRRKSELPQDIYTTKALESHRRAEDMLTTHDGL from the exons ATGTTGACATGCAATAAATCTGGAGACAGGATGGTTGTGGATGCACCCAATTCCAATGGGCCTTTTCAGCCGGTGGCTCTTATGCACTTCAGAG atgTGGCCCCTCCTGAGCAGGAGAAGCTCTTCATCCAGAAGCTGCGACAGTGCTGCGTTCTCTTCGACTTCCTGTCCGACCCGCTGAGTGACCTGAAATGGAAGGAAGTGAAGAGGGCGGCTCTGAGCGAGATGGTGGAGTACATCACCCACAACAGGAATGTCATCACGGAGCCGATCTACCCGGAGGTGGTGCACATG TTTGCTGTGAACATGTTCAGAACGTTGCCTCCATCTTCCAACCCAACTGGAGCAGAGTTTGATCCCGAAGAGGACGAACCGACGCTTGAAGCTGCGTGGCCTCACCTCCAG CTCGTCTATGAATTTTTCCTTAGGTTTTTAGAATCCCCTGACTTTCAGCCCAACATAGCGAAGAAATACATCGACCAGAAATTTGTTATGCAG CTCCTAGAACTATTCGACAGCGAGGAtcccagagagagagacttcCTGAAAACCACCCTCCACAGGATTTACGGAAAGTTCCTGGGGCTGAGAGCGTACATCAGAAAACAGATCAATAACATTTTCTATAG GTTTATCTATGAGACAGAACACCATAATGGTATAGCTGAACTACTGGAAATACTTGGAAG catAATCAATGGATTTGCCTTACCACTAAAAGAAGAGCACAAGATTTTCCTGTTGAAGGTTTTATTGCCTCTGCACAAAGTCAAATCACTCAGTGTCTACCATCCACAG ctgGCCTACTGCGTGGTGCAGTTTTTGGAAAAGGACAGCACTCTAACTGAGCCg GTGGTAATGGCTCTACTAAAGTACTGGCCGAAGACTCACAGTCCTAAGGAGGTGATGTTCCTGAACGAGCTGGAGGAGATCCTGGACGTCATCGAGCCGTCTGAGTTTGTCAAGGTGCAGGAGCCGCTCTTCAGACAGCTGGCCAAGTGTGTCTCCAGCCCACACTTCCAG GTGGCAGAGAGAGCTCTGTACTACTGGAACAACGAGTACATCATGAGTCTGATCAGCGACAACGCGGCCAAGATTCTGCCCATCATGTTCCCCGCTCTGTACCGCAACTCCAAGACCCACTGGAACAA GACCATCCACGGCCTCATCTACAACGCTCTGAAGCTTTTCATGGAGATGAACCAGAAGCTCTTTGATGATTGCACACAGCAGTTCAGGGCCGAGAAAAACAA AGAGAAGGCGAAGTCAAAAGAACGCGAGGAGGCTTGGATCAAGATCGAGAACCTCGCCAAGTCAAATCCACAG TTGCAGCATGAACAGCGGAAGGAGCGGCCCATGGTGCGACGCAAGTCTGAGTTGCCTCAGGATATCTACACCACAAAAGCCTTGGAGTCCCACCGCAGAGCTGAAGACATGTTGACCACCCACGACGGACTCTAG
- the ppp2r5ca gene encoding serine/threonine-protein phosphatase 2A 56 kDa regulatory subunit gamma isoform isoform X1 produces MLTCNKSGDRMVVDAPNSNGPFQPVALMHFRDVAPPEQEKLFIQKLRQCCVLFDFLSDPLSDLKWKEVKRAALSEMVEYITHNRNVITEPIYPEVVHMFAVNMFRTLPPSSNPTGAEFDPEEDEPTLEAAWPHLQLVYEFFLRFLESPDFQPNIAKKYIDQKFVMQLLELFDSEDPRERDFLKTTLHRIYGKFLGLRAYIRKQINNIFYRFIYETEHHNGIAELLEILGSIINGFALPLKEEHKIFLLKVLLPLHKVKSLSVYHPQLAYCVVQFLEKDSTLTEPVVMALLKYWPKTHSPKEVMFLNELEEILDVIEPSEFVKVQEPLFRQLAKCVSSPHFQVAERALYYWNNEYIMSLISDNAAKILPIMFPALYRNSKTHWNKTIHGLIYNALKLFMEMNQKLFDDCTQQFRAEKNKEKAKSKEREEAWIKIENLAKSNPQFSMYVDSSDLNSPVAMETDVRLIEDVQRLKKTVEEGATQLQHEQRKERPMVRRKSELPQDIYTTKALESHRRAEDMLTTHDGL; encoded by the exons ATGTTGACATGCAATAAATCTGGAGACAGGATGGTTGTGGATGCACCCAATTCCAATGGGCCTTTTCAGCCGGTGGCTCTTATGCACTTCAGAG atgTGGCCCCTCCTGAGCAGGAGAAGCTCTTCATCCAGAAGCTGCGACAGTGCTGCGTTCTCTTCGACTTCCTGTCCGACCCGCTGAGTGACCTGAAATGGAAGGAAGTGAAGAGGGCGGCTCTGAGCGAGATGGTGGAGTACATCACCCACAACAGGAATGTCATCACGGAGCCGATCTACCCGGAGGTGGTGCACATG TTTGCTGTGAACATGTTCAGAACGTTGCCTCCATCTTCCAACCCAACTGGAGCAGAGTTTGATCCCGAAGAGGACGAACCGACGCTTGAAGCTGCGTGGCCTCACCTCCAG CTCGTCTATGAATTTTTCCTTAGGTTTTTAGAATCCCCTGACTTTCAGCCCAACATAGCGAAGAAATACATCGACCAGAAATTTGTTATGCAG CTCCTAGAACTATTCGACAGCGAGGAtcccagagagagagacttcCTGAAAACCACCCTCCACAGGATTTACGGAAAGTTCCTGGGGCTGAGAGCGTACATCAGAAAACAGATCAATAACATTTTCTATAG GTTTATCTATGAGACAGAACACCATAATGGTATAGCTGAACTACTGGAAATACTTGGAAG catAATCAATGGATTTGCCTTACCACTAAAAGAAGAGCACAAGATTTTCCTGTTGAAGGTTTTATTGCCTCTGCACAAAGTCAAATCACTCAGTGTCTACCATCCACAG ctgGCCTACTGCGTGGTGCAGTTTTTGGAAAAGGACAGCACTCTAACTGAGCCg GTGGTAATGGCTCTACTAAAGTACTGGCCGAAGACTCACAGTCCTAAGGAGGTGATGTTCCTGAACGAGCTGGAGGAGATCCTGGACGTCATCGAGCCGTCTGAGTTTGTCAAGGTGCAGGAGCCGCTCTTCAGACAGCTGGCCAAGTGTGTCTCCAGCCCACACTTCCAG GTGGCAGAGAGAGCTCTGTACTACTGGAACAACGAGTACATCATGAGTCTGATCAGCGACAACGCGGCCAAGATTCTGCCCATCATGTTCCCCGCTCTGTACCGCAACTCCAAGACCCACTGGAACAA GACCATCCACGGCCTCATCTACAACGCTCTGAAGCTTTTCATGGAGATGAACCAGAAGCTCTTTGATGATTGCACACAGCAGTTCAGGGCCGAGAAAAACAA AGAGAAGGCGAAGTCAAAAGAACGCGAGGAGGCTTGGATCAAGATCGAGAACCTCGCCAAGTCAAATCCACAG TTCTCTATGTATGTTGATTCCTCTGACCTCAATAGTCCTGTAGCAATGGAGACGGATGTCCGTTTGATAGAAGATGTTCAGAGGTTAAAAAAGACAGTTGAGGAGGGCGCAACTCAG TTGCAGCATGAACAGCGGAAGGAGCGGCCCATGGTGCGACGCAAGTCTGAGTTGCCTCAGGATATCTACACCACAAAAGCCTTGGAGTCCCACCGCAGAGCTGAAGACATGTTGACCACCCACGACGGACTCTAG